Part of the Thermodesulfovibrionales bacterium genome is shown below.
CCTTCATATTCACTCCCGCATTTGATAAGATTGATTCAGAGACAGAGAGGAGGGTCGTAGCATGAAGATACTCTTTGCAACAGACGGATCAGACTACTCAAGGGCCGCAGCGAGATTCCTTGCACGCTTTCCCTTTGCGGCCGACGACGAGATTACGGTACTCCACGCAATAAGCTGGGTCCCCTTCAAGGATGACAAGGAATCTCATTACGCCGGTCTCAAAAGGGTCAAACAGGAGATCGCTCCGAGGATCCTTGACGAGGCAGTAACTATTTTGAAGTCCACTAAAGCCAAGATCAGTGTCGCCCTCGAGGAGGGATACCCGGACAAGACCATCTTCGATGGGGCCGCTGCATCAGGTGCGGACCTCATCATTATGGGCGCGAGAGGATTACGAGGCTTTCAATCCCTTATCATCGGGAGTGTGACCAGGGCCGTTGCCATGACCTCGCCGAAGTCTGCCCTTATCGTGAAGGTCACCCAGGAGACTCTGCCGGGGAAGATGAGGGTCCTCTTTGCAACGGATGGTTCGGAGTATTCGTATGCTGCTGCACGGCTCCTGAAGGTCTTACCCTTCCCTGAAGAGACGGAGTTGAGCATCCTCCATACCATATGGCCGCCGGTCTCCGATATCCCTGAGAGGTTTGTTATGGAGATCGATGAGCGGGTGAAGGACGATGTGATGAAGGCGCGGACCATCGAGTATGCAGAGTCGGAGAGGATCCTTGAAGGGGCGAAGGAGTTTCTTAGGGGACGGTTTGAAACGATCGAGGGGT
Proteins encoded:
- a CDS encoding universal stress protein, with the translated sequence MKILFATDGSDYSRAAARFLARFPFAADDEITVLHAISWVPFKDDKESHYAGLKRVKQEIAPRILDEAVTILKSTKAKISVALEEGYPDKTIFDGAAASGADLIIMGARGLRGFQSLIIGSVTRAVAMTSPKSALIVKVTQETLPGKMRVLFATDGSEYSYAAARLLKVLPFPEETELSILHTIWPPVSDIPERFVMEIDERVKDDVMKARTIEYAESERILEGAKEFLRGRFETIEGFTKIGDPSLEILNAAATFHTDVIALGHRGLRGIRGMMGSVSRNVLIHAQCSVLIGKGE